In a single window of the Elaeis guineensis isolate ETL-2024a chromosome 8, EG11, whole genome shotgun sequence genome:
- the LOC105050328 gene encoding aldehyde dehydrogenase family 2 member B7, mitochondrial isoform X1 — protein MAMARRLASSLLSHSLYAARCSSSLFPGARTHDLAFGVLRMFSMAAEPITPPVEVHHTQLLIDGKFVDSASGKTFPTLDPRTGEVIAHVAEADLEDVNRAVSAARKAFDEGPWPKMTGYERSHILYRFADLIEKHNDEIAALETWNSGKPYEHTSQKEVPLVTRLMRYYAGWADKIHGLTVPADGPYHVQVLHEPIGVAGQIIPWNFPLMMFAWKVGPALACGNTIVLKTAEQTPLSALYVSKLLHEAGLPAGVLNVVSGFGPTAGAAIASHMDIDKLVFTGSTVTGKIVLELAARSNLKPATLELGGKSPMIVMDDADIDQAVELAHFALFFNQGQCCCAGSRTFVHERVYDEFVEKSKAHALKRIVGDPFKNGVQQGPQVDEKQLNKIMHYIESGINSGATLVAGGNRIGNKGFYVQPTVFSDVKDEMAIAREDIFGPVQSILKFKDLDEIIRRANATEYGLAAGVFTNNMNTANTLMRALRVGTVWFNCFHVFDPTIPFGGYKMSGQGREKGIDSLKNYLQVKAVVTPLKNPAWL, from the exons ATGGCGATGGCAAGAAGACTTGCGTCTTCTCTCCTTTCCCACTCCCTTTACGCAGCTCGTTGCTCTTCCTCTCTGTTTCCAGGAG CTAGAACACATGACCTTGCATTTGGGGTTCTTCGAATGTTTAGCATGGCTGCTGAACCCATCACACCACCAGTTGAGGTACACCATACGCAGCTTCTAATCGATGGGAAATTTGTGGACTCAGCATCAG GTAAGACATTTCCAACCTTGGATCCTAGGACTGGGGAAGTGATTGCCCATGTTGCTGAAGCGGATCTTGAAGATGTCAATCGTGCAGTCTCTGCGGCTCGCAAGGCGTTTGATGAAGGACCATGGCCCAAGATGACCGGCTAT gaAAGATCACACATACTTTATCGGTTCGCGGATTTGATTGAGAAACATAATGATGAGATTGCAGCACTTGAGACTTGGAATAGCGGCAAGCCTTACGAGCATACTTCACAAAAAGAAGTTCCACTGGTGACACGCCTGATGCGATATTATGCTG GTTGGGCAGACAAGATACACGGACTCACCGTCCCAGCTGATGGTCCATATCATGTGCAAGTTCTGCACGAGCCAATTGGTGTTGCAGGTCAGATCATCCCTTGGAATTTTCCACTAATGATGTTTGCTTGGAAGGTTGGTCCGGCATTAGCATGTGGGAACACCATTGTATTGAAGACTGCAGAGCAAACTCCTCTATCTGCTCTTTACGTATCTAAACTGTTGCATGAG GCTGGGCTTCCTGCTGGTGTTCTAAATGTGGTCTCTGGATTTGGTCCAACTGCTGGTGCAGCTATTGCCAGTCACATGGATATTGACAAG ctTGTTTTCACTGGATCAACTGTTACTGGCAAGATTGTGCTTGAGTTGGCTGCAAGAAGCAACCTTAAGCCAGCGACCTTAGAGCTTGGAGGCAAGTCTCCTATGATTGTAATGGATGATGCTGATATTGATCAGGCTGTAGAGCTTGCACATTTTGCATTGTTCTTCAATCAG GGACAATGCTGCTGCGCTGGATCACGTACATTTGTACATGAACGTGTTTATGATGAGTTTGTAGAGAAATCAAAGGCACATGCTTTGAAACGTATTGTTGGCGACCCTTTCAAGAATGGTGTTCAACAAGGTCCTCAG GTTGACGAGAAGCAGTTGAACAAGATCATGCATTACATCGAGTCTGGCATCAATAGTGGGGCCACCCTTGTAGCAGGAGGTAATAGAATAGGTAACAAGGGTTTCTACGTTCAGCCTACGGTGTTCTCAGATGTGAAG GATGAAATGGCGATAGCACGAGAGGATATCTTTGGGCCAGTTCAATCAATCTTGAAGTTCAA GGACCTTGATGAGATCATAAGAAGGGCAAATGCTACTGAATATGGGCTGGCTGCAGGGGTTTTCACAAACAACATGAACACTGCCAACACCTTGATGCGTGCACTAAGAGTCGGAACCGTATGGTTCAACTGCTTCCATGTATTTGATCCTACAATTCCTTTTGGTGGCTACAAGATGAGCGGGCAAGGAAGAGAAAAGGGCATCGATAGCCTTAAGAACTACCTACAGGTAAAGGCAGTTGTGACTCCTCTGAAGAACCCAGCATGGTTGTGA
- the LOC105050328 gene encoding benzaldehyde dehydrogenase, mitochondrial isoform X2: protein MFSMAAEPITPPVEVHHTQLLIDGKFVDSASGKTFPTLDPRTGEVIAHVAEADLEDVNRAVSAARKAFDEGPWPKMTGYERSHILYRFADLIEKHNDEIAALETWNSGKPYEHTSQKEVPLVTRLMRYYAGWADKIHGLTVPADGPYHVQVLHEPIGVAGQIIPWNFPLMMFAWKVGPALACGNTIVLKTAEQTPLSALYVSKLLHEAGLPAGVLNVVSGFGPTAGAAIASHMDIDKLVFTGSTVTGKIVLELAARSNLKPATLELGGKSPMIVMDDADIDQAVELAHFALFFNQGQCCCAGSRTFVHERVYDEFVEKSKAHALKRIVGDPFKNGVQQGPQVDEKQLNKIMHYIESGINSGATLVAGGNRIGNKGFYVQPTVFSDVKDEMAIAREDIFGPVQSILKFKDLDEIIRRANATEYGLAAGVFTNNMNTANTLMRALRVGTVWFNCFHVFDPTIPFGGYKMSGQGREKGIDSLKNYLQVKAVVTPLKNPAWL from the exons ATGTTTAGCATGGCTGCTGAACCCATCACACCACCAGTTGAGGTACACCATACGCAGCTTCTAATCGATGGGAAATTTGTGGACTCAGCATCAG GTAAGACATTTCCAACCTTGGATCCTAGGACTGGGGAAGTGATTGCCCATGTTGCTGAAGCGGATCTTGAAGATGTCAATCGTGCAGTCTCTGCGGCTCGCAAGGCGTTTGATGAAGGACCATGGCCCAAGATGACCGGCTAT gaAAGATCACACATACTTTATCGGTTCGCGGATTTGATTGAGAAACATAATGATGAGATTGCAGCACTTGAGACTTGGAATAGCGGCAAGCCTTACGAGCATACTTCACAAAAAGAAGTTCCACTGGTGACACGCCTGATGCGATATTATGCTG GTTGGGCAGACAAGATACACGGACTCACCGTCCCAGCTGATGGTCCATATCATGTGCAAGTTCTGCACGAGCCAATTGGTGTTGCAGGTCAGATCATCCCTTGGAATTTTCCACTAATGATGTTTGCTTGGAAGGTTGGTCCGGCATTAGCATGTGGGAACACCATTGTATTGAAGACTGCAGAGCAAACTCCTCTATCTGCTCTTTACGTATCTAAACTGTTGCATGAG GCTGGGCTTCCTGCTGGTGTTCTAAATGTGGTCTCTGGATTTGGTCCAACTGCTGGTGCAGCTATTGCCAGTCACATGGATATTGACAAG ctTGTTTTCACTGGATCAACTGTTACTGGCAAGATTGTGCTTGAGTTGGCTGCAAGAAGCAACCTTAAGCCAGCGACCTTAGAGCTTGGAGGCAAGTCTCCTATGATTGTAATGGATGATGCTGATATTGATCAGGCTGTAGAGCTTGCACATTTTGCATTGTTCTTCAATCAG GGACAATGCTGCTGCGCTGGATCACGTACATTTGTACATGAACGTGTTTATGATGAGTTTGTAGAGAAATCAAAGGCACATGCTTTGAAACGTATTGTTGGCGACCCTTTCAAGAATGGTGTTCAACAAGGTCCTCAG GTTGACGAGAAGCAGTTGAACAAGATCATGCATTACATCGAGTCTGGCATCAATAGTGGGGCCACCCTTGTAGCAGGAGGTAATAGAATAGGTAACAAGGGTTTCTACGTTCAGCCTACGGTGTTCTCAGATGTGAAG GATGAAATGGCGATAGCACGAGAGGATATCTTTGGGCCAGTTCAATCAATCTTGAAGTTCAA GGACCTTGATGAGATCATAAGAAGGGCAAATGCTACTGAATATGGGCTGGCTGCAGGGGTTTTCACAAACAACATGAACACTGCCAACACCTTGATGCGTGCACTAAGAGTCGGAACCGTATGGTTCAACTGCTTCCATGTATTTGATCCTACAATTCCTTTTGGTGGCTACAAGATGAGCGGGCAAGGAAGAGAAAAGGGCATCGATAGCCTTAAGAACTACCTACAGGTAAAGGCAGTTGTGACTCCTCTGAAGAACCCAGCATGGTTGTGA
- the LOC105050327 gene encoding aldehyde dehydrogenase family 2 member B7, mitochondrial, which translates to MAVARRLASCLLSSSLSASSPRSLTSLFRGDQSRASASEVLRRFSTAAAVEEHITPPVDVQHTQLLINGQFVDAASGKTFPTLDPRTGDVIACVAEGDAEDINRAVAAARKAFDEGPWPRMTAYERSRILLRFADLMEKHNDEIAALETWDNGKPYEQSANIEVPMLIRLMRYYAGWADKIHGLVVPADGPHHVQVLHEPIGVVGQIIPWNFPLLMFGWKIGPALACGNTIVLKTAEQTPLSALYVSKLLHEAGLPEGVLNIISGFGPTAGAALASHMEVDKLAFTGSTPTGKIILELASRSNLKPVTLELGGKSPMIIMDDADVDQAVELAHFALFFNQGQCCCAGSRTFVHERVYDEFVEKAKARALKRIVGDPFRQGVEQGPQIDEDQFRKILGYIKSGTDSGATLIAGGDRLGSKGYFIQPTVFADVKDEMKIAREEIFGPVQSILKFSDLNEVIRRANASHYGLAAGIFSNNMDTVNTLMRALRAGSVFVNCFDVFDAAIPFGGYKMSGHGRDKGMDSLKNYSQIKAVVTALKNPAWL; encoded by the exons ATGGCGGTGGCACGAAGGCTTGCGTCCTGTCTCCTCTCCAGCTCCCTCTCCGCTTCTTCTCCTCGCTCCCTCACCTCTCTGTTTCGCGGAG ACCAATCACGAGCCTCTGCGTCGGAGGTTCTTCGAAGGTTTAGCACTGCAGCTGCAGTTGAAGAACATATCACACCACCAGTTGATGTACAGCACACACAGCTTCTGATCAACGGGCAATTTGTGGATGCAGCATCAG GTAAGACATTTCCAACATTAGATCCTAGGACCGGGGACGTGATTGCCTGTGTCGCTGAAGGAGATGCCGAAGACATCAACCGCGCCGTAGCTGCTGCTCGCAAGGCATTTGATGAAGGACCATGGCCCAGGATGACTGCTTAT GAAAGGTCACGCATACTTCTGCGGTTCGCGGATTTGATGGAAAAGCACAATGATGAGATCGCGGCACTTGAGACTTGGGACAATGGGAAGCCTTATGAACAGTCTGCCAACATAGAAGTTCCAATGCTGATCCGTCTGATGCGATATTATGCTG GTTGGGCAGACAAGATACACGGTCTCGTGGTGCCAGCTGATGGTCCACATCATGTCCAAGTCCTGCATGAGCCAATTGGTGTTGTCGGCCAGATTATTCCATGGAACTTTCCACTTCTTATGTTTGGCTGGAAGATTGGCCCGGCATTAGCATGTGGGAACACCATCGTATTGAAGACTGCAGAGCAAACTCCTCTATCTGCTCTTTATGTGTCTAAACTATTGCATGAG GCTGGGCTTCCTGAGGGTGTTCTAAATATAATCTCTGGATTTGGTCCAACCGCTGGTGCAGCTCTTGCAAGTCACATGGAAGTTGACAAG CTTGCTTTTACTGGATCAACTCCTACTGGCAAGATTATTCTTGAATTGGCTTCAAGAAGCAACCTCAAGCCAGTTACGTTAGAGCTTGGAGGCAAGTCCCCTATGATCATAATGGATGATGCAGATGTGGATCAGGCAGTAGAGCTTGCACATTTTGCTTTGTTCTTTAATCAG GGACAGTGCTGCTGTGCAGGGTCTCGTACATTTGTGCATGAAAGGGTGTATGATGAGTTTGTTGAGAAAGCAAAGGCTCGCGCTTTGAAGCGTATTGTTGGTGACCCTTTCAGACAAGGTGTTGAACAAGGTCCTCAG ATTGATGAGGACCAATTTCGAAAGATCTTGGGCTACATCAAATCTGGCACTGACAGTGGTGCCACCCTTATAGCGGGAGGTGACAGGCTTGGCAGCAAAGGCTACTTCATTCAACCTACCGTCTTTGCAGATGTGAAG GATGAAATGAAAATAGCTCGGGAGGAGATATTTGGACCagttcaatcaattttaaaattcAG CGATCTAAATGAGGTCATACGGAGGGCAAACGCCAGTCACTACGGGCTGGCTGCTGGAATTTTCAGCAACAACATGGACACTGTCAACACATTGATGCGTGCACTGAGAGCTGGATCAGTATTTGTCAATTGCTTTGATGTCTTTGATGCTGCAATTCCTTTTGGTGGGTACAAGATGAGCGGGCATGGAAGAGACAAGGGCATGGATAGCCTCAAGAACTACTCACAGATTAAGGCGGTTGTGACTGCATTGAAGAACCCTGCATGGTTGTAA